From a single Tachypleus tridentatus isolate NWPU-2018 chromosome 6, ASM421037v1, whole genome shotgun sequence genomic region:
- the LOC143253704 gene encoding uncharacterized protein LOC143253704 isoform X1: MYIPNGLRLQEHQGFVSTMPKHQHQTQCPQHLLKTSNTGTWLTLTQVDQLTNPRGGHPKVERDLKTIPELMIFTGFTSNAGSSCSVRRDKRLPDIDTVPKVFLQSEFSLHSPETFKTVLPWACIQSDHITVEDFNTCSSSKLLQEKLGHYLDIVEVQIARQISLKSKAFFPCNDFS; this comes from the exons ATGTATATTCCCAATGGCCTTCGACTTCAagaacaccagggtttcgtgagcactatgcccaaacaccagcatcagacacaatgtccacaacacctattgaaaacatccaacactggaacttggttgaccctaacccaagtggaccagctgaccaACCCAagggggggccaccccaaggttgagagggatttaaagacaaTTCCTGAGTTAATGATCTTCACAGGTTTCACCAGCAATGCTGGGTCTAGTTGTAGTGTGAGGAGAG ataaaagaCTCCCAGACATAGACACTGTGCCAAAA gtATTCCTTCAGTCAGAATTTTCTCTGCATAGTCCAGAAACCTTTAAAACTGTGTTACCATGGGCTTGTATACAATCTGACCACATTACTGTAGAGGATTTTAATACATGTTCATCCTCTAAGCTATTACAGGAAAAG CTTGGACACTATTTGGATATAGTAGAAGTACAAATTGCAAGGCAGATTTCATTAAAGTCCAAAGCTTTTTTTCCATGCAATGACTTCTCATGA
- the LOC143253704 gene encoding uncharacterized protein LOC143253704 isoform X3 codes for MYIPNGLRLQEHQGFVSTMPKHQHQTQCPQHLLKTSNTGTWLTLTQVDQLTNPRGGHPKVERDLKTIPELMIFTGFTSNAGSSCSVRRDKRLPDIDTVPKVFLQSEFSLHSPETFKTVLPWACIQSDHITVEDFNTCSSSKLLQEKLEYIL; via the exons ATGTATATTCCCAATGGCCTTCGACTTCAagaacaccagggtttcgtgagcactatgcccaaacaccagcatcagacacaatgtccacaacacctattgaaaacatccaacactggaacttggttgaccctaacccaagtggaccagctgaccaACCCAagggggggccaccccaaggttgagagggatttaaagacaaTTCCTGAGTTAATGATCTTCACAGGTTTCACCAGCAATGCTGGGTCTAGTTGTAGTGTGAGGAGAG ataaaagaCTCCCAGACATAGACACTGTGCCAAAA gtATTCCTTCAGTCAGAATTTTCTCTGCATAGTCCAGAAACCTTTAAAACTGTGTTACCATGGGCTTGTATACAATCTGACCACATTACTGTAGAGGATTTTAATACATGTTCATCCTCTAAGCTATTACAGGAAAAG CTGGAGTATATACTCTAG
- the LOC143253704 gene encoding uncharacterized protein LOC143253704 isoform X2 → MYIPNGLRLQEHQGFVSTMPKHQHQTQCPQHLLKTSNTGTWLTLTQVDQLTNPRGGHPKVERDLKTIPELMIFTGFTSNAGSSCSVRRDKRLPDIDTVPKVFLQSEFSLHSPETFKTVLPWACIQSDHITVEDFNTCSSSKLLQEKEQDTKN, encoded by the exons ATGTATATTCCCAATGGCCTTCGACTTCAagaacaccagggtttcgtgagcactatgcccaaacaccagcatcagacacaatgtccacaacacctattgaaaacatccaacactggaacttggttgaccctaacccaagtggaccagctgaccaACCCAagggggggccaccccaaggttgagagggatttaaagacaaTTCCTGAGTTAATGATCTTCACAGGTTTCACCAGCAATGCTGGGTCTAGTTGTAGTGTGAGGAGAG ataaaagaCTCCCAGACATAGACACTGTGCCAAAA gtATTCCTTCAGTCAGAATTTTCTCTGCATAGTCCAGAAACCTTTAAAACTGTGTTACCATGGGCTTGTATACAATCTGACCACATTACTGTAGAGGATTTTAATACATGTTCATCCTCTAAGCTATTACAGGAAAAG